From a region of the Streptomyces sp. B21-083 genome:
- a CDS encoding ABC transporter substrate-binding protein produces the protein MRTPRRRRLLVGLLLSPLLTGCFASGGDDGSDSSSDAGSGSRLRVALAFPPTENLSPYGADATLLSRLGVTEGLTALDANGSAAPALAESWTREDDRTWLFTLRDARFQDGTDVTAATVAAALTRATRAEPEPAALTGVTLTAKAAADGRISVTTAEPDPVLPLRLSSPGLVVLAPKAFAKKGAVDPVGTATGPFELTKTTGSTAATLDRFDDYWGGRAQAAGIDARFIADGTARANALRTGEVDIAESIPVAQAASLDKATRRETATARTASLHLNTRSGVFKEAKLRAAARAAVDTSALADGVYEGHADAGQGIYGPALTWAEGKRVQPAARAKATAPDGTSVTLATYDNRPELPEAAQVLKQQLEKAGFRVKLEVREYSRLESDLLAGKFDAVVAARNTMLDSGDPVSVLASDYTCDGGYNLSLLCDKKVDRAVAKAEGVEDTAERQDAAMAAEALILGADAVVPLVHQRIITGVDADVQGVLLDPYERTLVGTGTRR, from the coding sequence ATGCGCACCCCCCGCCGTCGCCGACTGCTCGTCGGACTGCTGCTCTCCCCGCTGCTCACCGGCTGCTTCGCCTCTGGCGGCGACGACGGCAGCGACTCGTCGTCCGACGCCGGGTCCGGCTCCCGGCTGCGGGTCGCGCTCGCCTTCCCGCCCACCGAGAACCTCTCGCCGTACGGTGCCGACGCCACCCTCCTCAGCCGCCTCGGCGTCACCGAAGGTCTGACCGCCCTCGACGCCAACGGCTCCGCCGCGCCCGCGCTCGCCGAGTCCTGGACCCGCGAGGACGACCGAACCTGGCTGTTCACGCTGCGCGATGCGCGCTTCCAGGACGGCACCGATGTCACCGCGGCCACCGTCGCCGCCGCCCTCACCCGCGCGACCCGGGCCGAGCCCGAGCCCGCCGCCTTGACCGGCGTCACCCTCACCGCGAAGGCCGCCGCCGACGGACGTATATCCGTCACCACTGCCGAGCCCGACCCCGTGCTCCCGCTGCGTCTGTCCAGCCCAGGCCTCGTCGTCCTCGCGCCCAAGGCGTTCGCGAAGAAGGGCGCCGTCGACCCGGTCGGTACCGCCACCGGGCCCTTCGAGCTGACGAAGACCACCGGATCCACCGCGGCGACCCTCGACCGCTTCGACGACTACTGGGGGGGACGCGCCCAGGCTGCCGGGATCGACGCCCGGTTCATCGCCGACGGCACCGCCCGCGCCAACGCCCTGCGCACCGGCGAGGTCGACATCGCGGAGTCGATTCCCGTCGCCCAGGCCGCCTCCCTCGACAAGGCGACCCGTCGCGAGACCGCCACGGCACGCACCGCCTCCCTGCACCTCAACACCAGGTCCGGCGTCTTCAAGGAGGCGAAACTGCGCGCCGCCGCCCGCGCCGCCGTGGACACCTCAGCCCTCGCCGACGGTGTCTACGAAGGCCACGCCGACGCCGGCCAGGGCATCTACGGCCCCGCACTCACCTGGGCCGAGGGCAAGCGCGTCCAGCCCGCCGCGCGTGCGAAGGCGACGGCGCCCGACGGGACTTCCGTCACCCTGGCCACGTACGACAACCGGCCCGAACTCCCCGAAGCCGCCCAGGTGTTGAAGCAGCAGCTGGAGAAGGCCGGGTTCAGGGTGAAGCTGGAGGTACGGGAGTACTCGCGCCTCGAAAGCGACCTGCTGGCCGGCAAGTTCGACGCCGTCGTCGCCGCCCGCAACACCATGCTCGACTCCGGCGACCCTGTCTCCGTCCTCGCCAGCGACTACACCTGCGACGGCGGCTACAACCTCTCCCTGCTCTGCGACAAGAAGGTGGACCGGGCCGTCGCCAAGGCCGAGGGCGTCGAGGACACCGCCGAGCGCCAGGACGCGGCCATGGCGGCGGAAGCCCTCATCCTCGGCGCCGACGCCGTCGTCCCGCTGGTCCACCAGCGGATCATCACCGGCGTCGACGCCGACGTACAGGGCGTGCTCCTCGATCCGTACGAGCGCACGCTGGTCGGTACCGGAACGCGGCGCTGA
- a CDS encoding GNAT family N-acetyltransferase — translation MRDYCIRAATPDDLDGARAVMLDTVYRDFGTGYVPRWHGDIIDPASAYLAPARHTLLVAVDEGDAHVVATAALDSRGPLHPPNPRHVAERYPSGATAQLRRVYVRPEHRRRGLARRLVAELLAFAAADGAYRAVYLHTDPAVTGAEGFWRSLGKVVHDEREGVGAGGGQSVVHFEVPLIR, via the coding sequence GTGCGTGACTATTGCATCAGAGCTGCGACCCCCGACGACCTCGACGGCGCGCGAGCCGTCATGCTCGACACCGTCTACCGGGACTTCGGGACGGGCTACGTGCCCCGCTGGCACGGCGACATCATCGACCCGGCGTCCGCCTATCTCGCGCCCGCCCGTCATACCCTCCTCGTCGCGGTCGACGAGGGTGACGCGCACGTCGTGGCCACCGCGGCGCTCGACTCGCGTGGCCCCCTCCATCCGCCGAACCCGCGTCATGTCGCCGAGCGCTATCCGTCCGGCGCCACCGCGCAGTTGCGCCGGGTGTACGTCCGCCCCGAGCACCGCAGGCGTGGTCTGGCCCGGCGGCTCGTGGCCGAACTCCTGGCCTTCGCGGCGGCCGACGGCGCTTACCGCGCCGTGTATCTGCACACGGACCCGGCCGTGACCGGCGCGGAGGGTTTCTGGCGGTCGCTGGGCAAGGTCGTGCACGACGAGCGCGAAGGTGTGGGCGCGGGTGGCGGGCAGAGTGTCGTGCACTTCGAGGTTCCGCTGATCCGGTGA
- a CDS encoding ATP-binding protein, with protein MRVAFVGKGGSGKTTLSALFSRHLARSGAPVVAIDGDINQHLAQALDPVGGEAFAAPPLSAHLGDIKDFLRGTNPRVASREAMVKTTPAGRGSRLLRPLGDDEIHTRHVERVGGVALMATGAFEESDLGVACYHSKLGAVELYLNHLVDGPGEYVVVDMTAGADAFASGLFTRFDMTFLVAEPTRKGVSVYRQYRDHAREFGIPLAVIGNKVTGEDDLLFLKEETGGDLLTHLVQSSWVRAAEQGRDQGELEPQNLHALNLLREAVDARPKDWATFQRHAVEFHLRNARAWANRATGLNLAEQVDPEFVHGPAALA; from the coding sequence ATGCGCGTCGCGTTCGTCGGCAAGGGCGGCAGCGGCAAGACCACGCTGTCCGCCCTGTTCTCCCGTCACCTCGCACGCTCCGGCGCCCCCGTGGTCGCCATCGACGGCGACATCAACCAGCATCTGGCCCAGGCGCTCGACCCGGTCGGCGGTGAGGCCTTCGCCGCGCCGCCGCTCAGTGCCCACCTCGGTGACATCAAGGACTTCCTGCGCGGTACCAACCCGCGTGTCGCGTCGCGCGAGGCCATGGTCAAGACGACCCCGGCCGGCCGGGGATCACGGCTGCTGCGCCCGCTCGGTGACGACGAGATCCACACCCGGCACGTCGAACGGGTGGGCGGCGTAGCGCTGATGGCGACCGGTGCCTTCGAGGAGAGCGACCTGGGCGTGGCCTGCTACCACTCCAAGCTGGGCGCGGTGGAGCTCTACCTCAACCATCTCGTCGACGGTCCCGGCGAGTACGTCGTCGTCGACATGACCGCCGGCGCGGACGCGTTCGCCTCCGGACTGTTCACCCGGTTCGACATGACGTTCCTGGTCGCCGAACCGACCCGCAAGGGCGTCTCCGTCTACCGCCAGTATCGCGACCACGCCCGCGAGTTCGGGATTCCGCTCGCGGTGATCGGCAACAAGGTCACCGGCGAGGACGACCTGCTCTTCCTCAAGGAGGAGACCGGCGGCGACCTGCTCACCCACCTCGTCCAGTCCAGTTGGGTGCGCGCCGCCGAACAGGGCCGCGATCAGGGCGAGTTGGAGCCACAGAACCTGCACGCACTGAACCTGCTCAGGGAAGCGGTCGACGCCCGCCCCAAGGACTGGGCCACCTTCCAGCGGCACGCCGTCGAGTTCCATCTGCGCAACGCCCGGGCGTGGGCGAACCGGGCGACGGGCCTGAACCTGGCCGAGCAGGTGGACCCGGAGTTCGTCCACGGGCCTGCCGCGCTCGCCTGA
- a CDS encoding SCO5389 family protein encodes MSLDVSPQLLAEAEQGDIREDDFIETVRTSLPYAYQLIADLTSELQGGTAEFADNQTPPPSEKERGQLLRALASDAIRSSLERHFGVALAFQNCHRVAAFHPGAQNGATYARFTSLRSQILNQSPEFRDC; translated from the coding sequence ATGTCGCTCGACGTCTCCCCCCAGCTCCTCGCCGAAGCCGAGCAGGGTGACATCCGCGAGGACGACTTCATCGAAACCGTCCGCACCTCGCTCCCCTACGCCTACCAGCTCATCGCCGACCTCACTTCCGAACTCCAGGGCGGCACGGCCGAGTTCGCCGACAACCAGACCCCGCCGCCCTCTGAGAAGGAACGCGGCCAGCTGCTGCGGGCGCTGGCCAGCGACGCGATCCGGAGCAGTCTGGAGCGACACTTCGGCGTCGCGCTCGCCTTCCAGAACTGCCACCGGGTCGCGGCCTTCCACCCCGGTGCACAGAACGGCGCGACCTACGCCCGCTTCACCTCGCTCCGCTCGCAGATCCTCAACCAGTCGCCGGAGTTCCGCGACTGCTGA
- a CDS encoding RNA polymerase sigma factor, with protein MATDTEVTDVFDPATEDESDAPLPRLSTTGGSVDQVRDYLRLIARVRLLSAEQEVDLAKRIEAGLYAEHKLLDDPPEDPVRRRELEILAGDAERAKSHLIEANLRLVVSVAKRYTGRGLLFLDLVQEGNTGLIRAVEKFDYTKGFKFSTYATWWIRQAISRALADQGRTIRIPVHLVEVINRVARTRRELIQDSGTEPTPEELADKAGVPVERLPELAAYTREPVSLHTALGEDGDGEFGDLIEDRDSVTPTQMVTFLLLQETIQSILAEMTPREAGIIALRYGLFGGRTRTLEEIGQVYGVTRERIRQIESKTMSKLRHPSRSQVLRDYLDAM; from the coding sequence ATGGCGACCGATACCGAGGTGACCGACGTGTTCGACCCGGCCACCGAGGACGAGAGCGATGCTCCCCTCCCCCGGCTCAGCACCACGGGAGGCTCGGTCGACCAGGTGCGGGACTACCTCCGGCTCATCGCCCGGGTCCGGCTCCTCAGCGCCGAACAGGAGGTCGACCTCGCGAAACGGATCGAGGCCGGACTGTACGCGGAGCACAAGCTGCTGGACGACCCGCCCGAGGACCCCGTCCGCCGACGGGAGTTGGAGATCCTCGCCGGGGACGCGGAGCGCGCCAAGTCCCACCTCATCGAGGCGAACCTCCGCCTGGTCGTGTCCGTCGCCAAGCGGTACACGGGCCGCGGACTGCTGTTCCTGGACCTGGTCCAGGAGGGCAACACGGGCCTGATCAGGGCCGTCGAGAAGTTCGACTACACAAAGGGCTTCAAGTTCTCGACGTACGCGACCTGGTGGATCCGGCAGGCGATCTCACGCGCGCTGGCCGACCAGGGCCGGACCATCCGTATCCCCGTGCATCTGGTGGAGGTCATCAACCGGGTGGCCCGAACCCGCCGCGAGCTGATCCAGGACTCCGGGACGGAACCCACGCCGGAGGAGCTGGCGGACAAGGCAGGGGTCCCCGTGGAGCGGCTGCCGGAACTCGCCGCCTACACCAGGGAACCCGTCTCGCTGCACACCGCCCTCGGCGAGGACGGCGACGGCGAGTTCGGTGACCTGATCGAGGACAGGGACAGCGTCACGCCCACGCAGATGGTCACCTTCCTGCTCCTCCAGGAGACCATCCAGTCCATCCTCGCGGAGATGACCCCGCGAGAAGCCGGCATCATCGCCCTGCGCTACGGCCTGTTCGGCGGCCGGACCAGAACCCTGGAGGAGATCGGCCAGGTGTACGGCGTGACCCGCGAACGTATCCGCCAGATCGAGTCCAAGACGATGTCCAAGCTGCGCCACCCGTCCCGCTCCCAGGTGCTGAGGGACTACCTCGACGCCATGTGA
- a CDS encoding YhgE/Pip domain-containing protein: MPADDSTPNSDPSDSPSSTSSTSSTSGESDTASTSSTSQPQASVAPVTPVVGTQARATALLGRPKLWLLPTVLTGLLALLLSLLYMGGIVSPNRDLHDLPIGIVNADRGAPLPGQKENLGAQIIQAITTDTSGGDKAEWRELSLARAQDELDSGKIYGALVVPDGFTASVAALTGTSATARPALTVLTNPGKGSLGSSLASQITTLAAHQASQTIGEQLTASAKGASATTKLLLADPVTVTPQVGHPIGTHSGLGLSTFYYTLLLVLAGFLGANVISNGVDTSLGYADNEIGPWHTRRPTVPVSRTQTLLLKMGMTAGITLLSVSLIMVATVGILGMDADHLPLLWLYSYCATLAVGLGVQAINAAFGGIGQLVSMFVFIVLGLPSSGATVPLQAVPGFYRFLSVFEPMRQLGDGARAILYFDARGDAGLTRAWIMIAVGAALALLFGFAMARYYDRKGLKRLTPQPS; this comes from the coding sequence ATGCCAGCCGACGACAGCACACCGAACAGCGACCCGTCCGACAGCCCGTCGAGTACGTCCAGTACTTCCAGCACATCTGGTGAATCCGATACCGCCAGTACATCCAGTACGTCACAGCCCCAGGCGTCCGTGGCCCCGGTGACCCCCGTCGTCGGTACGCAGGCACGCGCCACCGCGTTGCTGGGCCGCCCCAAGCTGTGGCTGCTCCCCACCGTCCTGACCGGGCTGCTCGCGCTGTTGCTGTCGCTGCTCTACATGGGCGGCATCGTGAGCCCCAACCGCGACCTGCACGACCTGCCCATCGGCATCGTCAACGCGGACCGGGGCGCGCCGCTGCCCGGGCAGAAGGAGAACCTGGGCGCCCAGATCATCCAGGCGATCACCACCGACACCTCCGGCGGCGACAAGGCGGAGTGGCGTGAACTGAGCCTCGCCCGGGCCCAGGACGAGCTGGACTCGGGCAAGATCTACGGCGCGCTGGTCGTACCCGACGGCTTCACCGCCTCGGTCGCCGCGCTGACCGGCACGAGCGCCACCGCCCGTCCGGCGCTGACCGTGCTCACCAACCCCGGCAAGGGCAGCCTCGGTTCGTCCCTCGCCAGTCAGATCACCACGCTGGCCGCGCACCAGGCCTCGCAGACCATCGGCGAGCAGCTGACGGCGAGCGCGAAGGGGGCCAGCGCCACGACGAAGCTGCTGCTGGCCGACCCGGTCACTGTCACCCCCCAGGTCGGTCACCCCATCGGCACCCACAGCGGCCTGGGTCTGAGCACCTTCTACTACACCCTGCTGCTCGTGCTGGCCGGATTCCTCGGCGCCAACGTCATCAGCAACGGGGTGGACACCTCCCTCGGCTACGCCGACAACGAGATCGGCCCCTGGCACACGCGCCGGCCCACCGTGCCCGTCAGCCGTACCCAGACGCTGCTGCTGAAGATGGGCATGACCGCCGGGATCACGCTTCTGAGCGTCTCCCTGATCATGGTCGCCACCGTCGGCATCCTCGGCATGGACGCCGACCACCTGCCCCTGCTCTGGCTGTACTCGTACTGCGCCACCCTCGCGGTCGGCCTCGGCGTCCAGGCCATCAACGCGGCGTTCGGGGGGATCGGGCAGCTCGTGTCGATGTTCGTGTTCATCGTCCTGGGCCTGCCCTCGTCCGGTGCGACGGTCCCGCTCCAGGCGGTCCCGGGCTTCTACCGCTTCCTGTCCGTCTTCGAGCCCATGCGCCAACTCGGCGACGGGGCCCGCGCGATCCTCTACTTCGACGCCCGAGGGGACGCCGGACTGACTCGCGCCTGGATCATGATCGCGGTCGGCGCCGCACTCGCGCTGCTCTTCGGCTTCGCGATGGCCCGCTACTACGACCGCAAGGGTCTCAAACGGCTCACTCCGCAGCCTTCCTAG
- the sthA gene encoding Si-specific NAD(P)(+) transhydrogenase produces MPDFDMLVIGSGPGGQKAAIAAAKLGRRVAVIDRPDMVGGVSIHTGTIPSKTLREAVLYLTGLTQRDLYGQSYRLKEDITVADLTARTSHVVSREVDVIRSQLSRNHVSLFAGTGRFVDDHTVALHEVTGNERLLSAEHIVIATGTRPARPDTVEFDDRTIMDSDNVLNLEGVPRSMVIVGAGVIGMEYASMFAALGSKITVVEKRAGMLDMCDVEVIESLKYHLRDLAVTFRFGETVAAVERHSRGTLTVLESGKKIPADAVMYSAGRQGLTDDLDLDKAGLSADRRGRITVDEHYRTEVPHIYAVGDVIGFPALAATSMEQGRAAAYHACGEPVDGMHNLQPIGIYTIPEISFIGRTEDQLTEESIPFEVGISRYRELARGQIIGDSHGMLKLLVCPETRKLLGVHCFGTGATELIHIGQSVMGCGGTVDYLVNAVFNYPTLAESYKVAALDATNKLRQIDRLRD; encoded by the coding sequence GTGCCCGACTTCGACATGCTTGTCATAGGATCCGGCCCGGGCGGCCAGAAGGCTGCCATCGCGGCGGCCAAGCTCGGCCGCCGGGTCGCCGTCATCGACCGCCCCGACATGGTCGGTGGGGTCTCCATCCACACTGGCACCATCCCCTCCAAGACGCTGCGCGAGGCGGTGCTCTACCTCACCGGCCTCACCCAGCGTGATCTGTACGGCCAGAGCTACCGTCTCAAGGAGGACATCACCGTCGCCGACCTGACCGCGCGCACCTCGCACGTGGTCAGTCGCGAGGTCGACGTCATCCGCAGCCAGCTGTCCCGCAACCACGTCTCCCTGTTCGCCGGCACCGGCCGCTTCGTCGACGACCACACCGTGGCCCTGCACGAAGTGACCGGCAACGAACGGCTGTTGAGCGCCGAGCACATCGTCATCGCCACGGGGACCCGGCCGGCCCGGCCGGACACCGTCGAGTTCGACGACCGCACGATCATGGACTCCGACAACGTGCTCAACCTCGAAGGCGTCCCGCGTTCCATGGTCATCGTGGGTGCCGGGGTGATCGGCATGGAGTACGCCAGCATGTTCGCGGCCCTGGGCAGCAAGATCACGGTGGTCGAGAAGCGGGCCGGGATGCTCGACATGTGCGACGTCGAGGTGATCGAGTCCCTGAAGTACCACCTGCGGGACCTGGCGGTCACCTTCCGGTTCGGGGAGACGGTCGCGGCGGTGGAACGTCACTCCCGGGGCACCCTCACCGTCCTGGAGAGCGGCAAGAAGATCCCCGCCGACGCGGTGATGTACTCGGCGGGCCGACAGGGCCTCACCGACGACCTCGACCTCGACAAGGCCGGCTTGTCCGCCGACCGGCGTGGCCGGATCACGGTCGACGAGCACTACCGCACCGAGGTGCCGCACATCTACGCCGTCGGCGACGTCATCGGCTTCCCGGCCCTCGCCGCGACCTCGATGGAACAGGGCAGGGCGGCGGCGTACCACGCGTGCGGCGAACCGGTCGACGGGATGCACAACCTCCAGCCCATCGGTATCTACACCATCCCCGAGATCAGCTTCATCGGCCGCACCGAGGACCAACTCACCGAGGAGAGCATCCCGTTCGAGGTGGGCATCTCCCGCTACCGCGAACTGGCCCGGGGCCAGATCATCGGCGACTCCCACGGCATGCTCAAGCTGCTGGTCTGCCCGGAGACCCGCAAACTCCTCGGCGTCCACTGCTTCGGCACGGGAGCGACCGAACTGATCCATATCGGCCAGTCCGTGATGGGCTGCGGCGGCACGGTCGACTACCTGGTCAACGCGGTCTTCAACTACCCGACGCTCGCGGAGTCCTACAAGGTGGCGGCTCTGGACGCGACGAACAAGCTGCGGCAGATCGACAGGTTGCGGGACTGA
- a CDS encoding DUF397 domain-containing protein gives MSMTELAWFKSSYSGTQGDDCVEVAWFKSSYSGSQGDSCVEVARAQQVICVRDSKDLTRPHFTVGPDGWTSFVRYAAHG, from the coding sequence ATGAGCATGACGGAACTCGCCTGGTTCAAGTCCAGCTACAGCGGCACCCAGGGCGACGACTGCGTCGAGGTCGCCTGGTTCAAGTCCAGCTACAGCGGTAGCCAGGGTGACAGCTGCGTAGAGGTGGCTCGTGCCCAACAAGTCATCTGCGTAAGGGACTCCAAGGACCTGACGCGCCCCCATTTCACGGTCGGGCCGGACGGCTGGACCTCGTTCGTGCGGTACGCCGCGCACGGCTGA
- a CDS encoding helix-turn-helix domain-containing protein, protein MTDGTESMDGDESAVGEVEREPDPSDSLRTFGAVVQALREHAGHSRAEFAELVRYSKHTVESVELGRRMADEAFVERGEEATGNTGALRKSAKFLTRGDAGLAAWFRRWARLERVAVSLCTYECRLVPGLLQSEGYARAVFGNSIPPLSDEQLEAQVVARLERQKLLRERPNVPFSFIVEEHLFRRRLGGIEVTRGLLDHVLELSAPRNVTLQVMPLDAEFHACLDGPVRLLETPERRRLAYSEGQQNGRLISGAKEVSLLYQGYDTLRSQALNPHVSRGLLERMRGEL, encoded by the coding sequence ATGACCGACGGTACGGAGAGCATGGACGGCGACGAGTCGGCGGTCGGTGAGGTGGAGCGGGAGCCCGATCCCTCCGACAGTCTGCGGACCTTCGGGGCCGTCGTCCAGGCCCTGCGCGAACACGCCGGGCACAGCAGGGCCGAGTTCGCGGAGCTGGTCCGGTACTCCAAACACACCGTGGAGTCGGTGGAGTTGGGGCGACGGATGGCGGACGAGGCGTTTGTGGAGCGGGGGGAGGAGGCCACGGGGAACACGGGGGCGCTGCGGAAGTCGGCGAAGTTCCTCACGCGGGGGGATGCGGGGCTGGCGGCCTGGTTCCGGCGGTGGGCTCGGCTGGAGCGGGTCGCGGTGAGCCTGTGTACGTACGAGTGTCGGCTGGTGCCGGGTTTGTTGCAGTCGGAGGGGTATGCGCGCGCGGTGTTCGGCAACAGCATTCCGCCGCTGTCGGACGAGCAGTTGGAGGCCCAGGTCGTCGCTCGCCTGGAACGGCAGAAGCTGTTGCGCGAGAGGCCGAACGTCCCGTTCAGCTTCATCGTGGAGGAGCATCTCTTTCGGCGTCGGCTGGGTGGCATCGAGGTGACCCGGGGCCTGCTCGACCATGTGCTGGAGCTGAGTGCACCGCGCAACGTGACGCTTCAAGTCATGCCGCTGGATGCCGAGTTCCACGCGTGTCTGGACGGCCCCGTGCGGCTGCTGGAGACTCCTGAGCGTCGGCGGCTCGCGTACTCGGAAGGACAGCAGAACGGGCGCCTGATCAGCGGCGCGAAAGAGGTGAGCCTCCTCTATCAGGGCTATGACACACTGCGTTCGCAGGCCCTGAACCCCCACGTCTCGCGGGGTTTGTTGGAGAGAATGCGAGGAGAGCTATGA
- a CDS encoding ATP-binding protein produces MSAPASQIPATVHTFAQRLSSTRRGARLARLLAVERLQAWQVSPAVTERVEQIVAELAANAVLHGRVQGRDFQVALTLDVPTGTVRISVTDARGEQLPVLRADFETPVDTESGLGLLLVAALADHWDTQPYPPGGKTIWAEVRPRPSSAAPAAPAAPAAPAAPAAAATIAR; encoded by the coding sequence ATGAGTGCCCCCGCATCCCAAATTCCGGCTACCGTACACACTTTCGCCCAGCGTCTGTCCTCCACACGTCGTGGCGCCCGCCTCGCCCGACTGCTCGCCGTGGAGCGACTCCAGGCGTGGCAGGTGTCACCCGCCGTAACCGAACGCGTCGAACAGATCGTCGCCGAACTCGCGGCGAACGCCGTGCTGCACGGCCGCGTACAGGGCCGGGACTTCCAGGTAGCTCTGACGCTCGACGTGCCGACCGGTACCGTACGCATCTCGGTCACCGACGCGCGCGGCGAGCAACTGCCCGTACTGCGCGCGGACTTCGAGACACCGGTGGACACCGAGTCGGGCCTCGGCCTACTCCTGGTCGCCGCCCTCGCCGACCACTGGGACACACAGCCGTATCCGCCGGGCGGCAAGACGATCTGGGCGGAAGTCCGCCCCCGTCCAAGCTCCGCCGCCCCCGCCGCCCCCGCCGCCCCCGCCGCCCCCGCCGCCCCCGCCGCCGCCGCGACGATCGCACGATGA
- a CDS encoding GntR family transcriptional regulator codes for MSTTGLPQGAVPKLERPGPLRDRVYEALLELITTRALQPGQHLVESELAGHLGVSRQPVREALQRLNADGWVDLRPAQGAFVHEPTEAEADQLLTVRTLLEAEAARLAATNASASAIAVLEEMCAEGERAVAADDVDAAVAINARLHAKIMELAGNTVLAELAAQVDRRVRWYYTPVARQRGRQSWIEHRDLIAAIADRDGQRATEVMRAHTEHTRKMYHDREKK; via the coding sequence TTGTCGACGACAGGACTGCCGCAGGGCGCGGTGCCCAAGCTCGAACGCCCCGGACCGTTGCGCGACCGGGTGTACGAGGCCCTGCTCGAACTGATCACCACCCGTGCCCTGCAGCCCGGGCAGCATCTCGTCGAGAGCGAACTCGCCGGGCATCTCGGGGTCTCACGGCAGCCGGTGCGTGAGGCGCTCCAGCGGCTGAACGCGGACGGCTGGGTCGATCTGCGGCCCGCGCAGGGTGCCTTCGTGCACGAACCGACCGAGGCGGAGGCGGACCAACTCCTCACCGTGCGAACCCTGTTGGAGGCCGAGGCCGCCCGCCTCGCCGCCACCAACGCGAGCGCCTCGGCCATCGCGGTGCTGGAGGAGATGTGCGCCGAGGGCGAGCGCGCGGTCGCCGCCGACGACGTGGACGCCGCGGTCGCCATAAATGCCCGCCTGCACGCGAAGATCATGGAGCTGGCCGGCAACACGGTCCTCGCCGAGCTGGCGGCTCAGGTCGACCGCCGGGTGCGCTGGTACTACACGCCGGTCGCCCGGCAGCGCGGTCGGCAGTCGTGGATCGAGCATCGCGACCTGATAGCGGCGATCGCGGACCGCGACGGGCAGCGCGCGACCGAGGTCATGCGGGCCCACACGGAACACACGCGGAAGATGTACCACGACCGGGAGAAGAAGTAG
- a CDS encoding 2-dehydropantoate 2-reductase, translating to MKVAILGAGAIGAYVGAALHQAGADVHLVARGPHLAAMRRHGVRVLSPRGDFTANTHATDNPADIGPVDYVFLGLKANSYAACGPLIEPLLHESTAVIAAQNGIPWWYFHHHGGPHDGHRIESVDPGGAVSAVLAPERAIGCVVYAATELEGPGVVRHLEGTRFSIGEPDRTLSPRCQAFSEAMQAGGLKCPVEPDLRNDIWLKLLGNISFNPISALARATMRQMCHHGGTRQVIQTMMEETLAVAEALNCRIGISIERRLAGAERVGDHRTSTLQDLERGKPLELDVLLTAVIELAENTGVDVPTLRTVHAISDLLALGTAA from the coding sequence GTGAAAGTCGCCATCCTCGGCGCCGGAGCCATCGGCGCCTATGTCGGCGCCGCCCTGCACCAAGCAGGCGCCGACGTCCATCTCGTCGCCCGTGGACCGCACCTCGCGGCCATGAGGCGACACGGTGTACGGGTGCTCAGCCCCCGCGGTGATTTCACCGCCAACACCCACGCCACCGACAACCCCGCCGACATCGGCCCCGTCGACTACGTCTTTCTCGGGCTCAAGGCAAACTCGTACGCGGCGTGCGGGCCGCTCATCGAGCCGCTGCTCCACGAGTCCACCGCCGTCATCGCCGCCCAGAACGGCATCCCGTGGTGGTACTTCCACCACCACGGCGGACCTCACGACGGTCATCGCATCGAGAGTGTGGACCCCGGCGGCGCGGTCAGTGCGGTGCTCGCGCCCGAGCGGGCCATCGGCTGCGTCGTGTACGCGGCGACCGAGCTGGAAGGGCCGGGCGTCGTCAGGCACCTGGAGGGCACCCGGTTCTCCATCGGCGAACCGGACCGCACCCTCTCCCCGCGCTGCCAGGCCTTCAGCGAGGCCATGCAGGCCGGCGGACTGAAATGTCCCGTCGAGCCGGACCTGCGCAACGACATCTGGCTCAAACTCCTCGGCAACATCTCCTTCAACCCCATCAGCGCGCTCGCTCGCGCCACGATGCGCCAGATGTGCCACCACGGCGGCACCCGTCAGGTCATCCAGACGATGATGGAAGAGACCCTCGCCGTGGCCGAAGCGCTCAACTGCCGTATCGGCATCTCCATCGAACGCCGCCTGGCCGGCGCCGAACGAGTGGGCGACCACCGCACCTCCACCCTCCAGGACCTCGAACGAGGCAAACCCCTCGAACTCGACGTCCTCCTGACCGCCGTCATCGAACTCGCCGAAAACACCGGCGTCGACGTCCCCACCCTCCGGACCGTCCACGCGATCAGCGACCTCCTCGCCCTGGGCACCGCCGCATGA